The genomic DNA GGCGGCTGGCGGTCACTACGAGATGATCGACGACATGATGAAGAACTACGCCTACATGATCCGCAAGATCGGCTACATTCCCACCGCCAACCGCACCTACTTCCTGACGCGCTCACAGCCGCCGTTCTTTGCCCAGATGGTGCGCCTGCTGGCGGCCGCCAAGGGGCGCCGGGTGTATGTGCAGTACCTGCCGTACATGCTGGCCGAATATCGCTTCTGGATGAAGGGTATCAAGGATGTGCGGGCCGGTGCCCACGCCGTCAACCGCGTAGTGCGCATGCCGGACGGCAGCATCCTCAACCGTTATTACGACAAGAAGCAGACACCGCGCCCGGAAAGCTACAAAGAAGATGTCGAGACCGCCATGCGCGCCGAAGGCCGCACCCCCAGCCAGGTCTACCTCGACCTGCGGGCTGGTGCGGAGAGCGGCTGGGATTTCTCATCCCGCTGGTTCCGCGACCCGCAGGACATCTCGACCATCCACACCACCGATATCATCCCGGTCGACCTCAACAGCCTGCTCTACGGCCTGGAGCAGACCATCGCTACCGCGTACGGTATCCTCAAGCAGAGTTTGTTGGCCCGCCGCTTTGAACGCAAGGCGGCCGCCCGCGCCGAAGCCTTGCAACGCTACTGCTGGAACGACGCCCGCGGCTACTACTATGACTACGATTTCGTGGCCGGCCAGCAGACCGACGCCGAAACGCTGGCAGGGGTCTTTCCGCTGTTCTTCCGCATGCCCAGTTCCAGCCAGGCCGTGCGCGTGGCCGACAAGCTTGAAGCCGATTTCCTTAAGCCCGGCGGCCTGGCTACCACCCTGGCCCACACGCCGCAGCAATGGGATTCACCTAACGGCTGGGCGCCGCTGCAGTACATCGCCATTGCCGGGCTGCGCAACTATGGCCTGAACCAGCTGGCAAACGAGGTCAAAGAGCGCTGGCTTGACGCCTGTAATACCGTCTATAATGCCGAATCAAAATTCGTTGAAAAATACAATGTGTATGAGCCGCACAACCTTGGCGGCGGCGGCGAATACGAGCTGCAGGATGGGTTCGGCTGGACGAACGGCGTCTATATGGCGCTTTCGCTCGATAAGGAGCAGTAGTTACAGGCGGGAGGCGGCTCGGGGATGTCCCGGCCGCCTCCCGTCACCTAGGCGCTGCCGATGCTCGTGAGTACCCTCGTGAACTGCTCGTCGCTGAGCTGCTCGATGTGATGCCGCCGGACGAGCGGGAAGTGCCGCTGGCCGATGGTGCCGACCATGTAGAGCCGGCGATCATCACCGAGGAAGATGTCGAGGCGCGGTTCATCGAAGTGGATGAGCCGGCAGCCGAGGACCTCGTGCTCGAAGTCATCCGACGTCTTGAGCAGGGTGAGCATCTTCTCACGCGGCGTCTGCTTGTCGTGCAGGGCATTCTGTAGCCGCTGCCAGCGACGCTCAGAGACGTACACTTGCTCGCACCAGCGCCCCAGGGGCGTCTGAAGGCACCAGCGCAGGACGGACATGATCCAGGAGCCCGACGTCTGAACGTCGAGAAGGCTCTCCATGAGTGCTCCTTGCCTTTTTGGTGACTCCGCGGATAAACGGAAACGCTTTATGTTCGCATATCTGGCGAGGGCTTGTCAAACATGCGAAC from Candidatus Saccharibacteria bacterium includes the following:
- the treF gene encoding alpha,alpha-trehalase TreF, encoding MLEKKIKAGITNITGLIPAEKAPDELLGELFSDVQLRRIHSDGKTFVDLVSERRLRQIAKSYRKAKLQPGFDLHKFVEEHFKGYTFDAGSYQASADRPAKEHIEKLWPMLTRQTYRPRGSLMPLPYPYVVPGGRFLEQFYWDTYFIMIGLAAGGHYEMIDDMMKNYAYMIRKIGYIPTANRTYFLTRSQPPFFAQMVRLLAAAKGRRVYVQYLPYMLAEYRFWMKGIKDVRAGAHAVNRVVRMPDGSILNRYYDKKQTPRPESYKEDVETAMRAEGRTPSQVYLDLRAGAESGWDFSSRWFRDPQDISTIHTTDIIPVDLNSLLYGLEQTIATAYGILKQSLLARRFERKAAARAEALQRYCWNDARGYYYDYDFVAGQQTDAETLAGVFPLFFRMPSSSQAVRVADKLEADFLKPGGLATTLAHTPQQWDSPNGWAPLQYIAIAGLRNYGLNQLANEVKERWLDACNTVYNAESKFVEKYNVYEPHNLGGGGEYELQDGFGWTNGVYMALSLDKEQ